The Pyrus communis chromosome 8, drPyrComm1.1, whole genome shotgun sequence region CTCTTGCCCTCCCCATCTTTTTTTTAGTGATTGAGTAAGCCAAATGAGAATCAAGGGACGTGATTAAACAGATCAGTGCAGAAGGTCAAAAGGAGAGCGGAAATCAGTTCTCTTACTAAATTCATTATAAAAGAAAACCACAGGGAAAACCTTGTTTTAGATTATAAGTTTGACAATTTACTAAGAGCTGCAACATAATCATCAATGTGCAGGTTTCTACCAACTAAAATGAACAGGAGGATGAAACAGATCGCCAAGGAAATGGATACTTTGTTAAGGGGAATAATTAACAAAAGAGAGAAGGCAATGAGAGCAGGAGAAGCCACTGAAGATGACTTGTTGGGTATACTTCTGAAATCCAATTTCAACGAGATTCAAGAGCATGCCAATGACAAGGATGTCGGGATGAGTATCGAAGAAGTGATAGAAGAGTGCAAATTATTCTACTTAGCTGGACAAGAAACGACCAGAGATTTGATTAACTGGACATTAGTGCTATTGGGAAAATATCAAGATTGGCAAATGCGTGCGAGAGAAGAGGTCGTGACGATCTTTAAGAACAACAAACCAGACTATGCTGGATTAAACTGCTTGAAAATTGTAAGTATTCTCTCTTATTaccatgttttttgttttcttaaaatCTTGACCTGAATCACCTACTACATTTTTGCAATCTAATCAATATCGTTCGTTAGCGTCAGTCCATCTATCCATATAGTTCATAAATATTTCTGTGAGACAACTCAAAATGTACATATAAGTCCCAAATATCTCTTTCAGATGAACATGATCCTGTACGAGGTTCTTAGGTTGTACCCATCAGTTAGTTTCACTAGCCGAGAGATCACGAAGGAGACGAAACTAGGAGATATTTCTCTACCACCTGGTACGCAGCTTGCAGTGCCAATCCTTTGTGTTCATCACGACAAAGAAATCTGGGGTGACGATGTCCACGAATTCAAACCCGAGAGGTTTTCTGAAGGGATCTCAAAGGCAACAAAGAATCAAGTAGCAGCATTCTTCCCATTTAGCATAGGTCCCAGGACGTGCATTGGACAAAACTTCGCGATGATTGAAGTGAAAACGATTATAACGATGATTTTACAGCGCTTTACGTTTGAGCTTTCTCCGGCCTACAGACATTCTCCTTTAAATATTCTCACTCTTGAACCTCAATATGGTACTcaaatcatttttcaaaaaatctaAGACTCAAGTTCAACTTTGTTTGTTGTAATACTTCTAATGTTTCCATATAAATAACATGTAATACTTAGCACTTCAAATAAAAAGTTTGTGTAATGTTTTGCTTTGTATGAGAACTTGATCGTTCTAATGATATTTTCTGCACGagcttttatataaattgatattCGATGATAATTTATTTAGTATAAAATTATCGTTGTGTAAAAAAATAAGATAATATCTATTTTAAAGAAGTATCTTAATATATTACAATAAATAACTAATTGTATGTAATACGTCCATGATCGGAATAATCCTCCCACAAAATCCTATCTTCATCTTCCTTTTAATAGGAAAGTTTTAGCCTTAGGATGCAAGTACAAATAAGTTAGACAAGCCACCCtgttttgtcaaaaaaattacCGGTGACCATGGCAACTGCCATTGTACATGAGATTTCTAGTAGTTCTAAGCATGTAATTTACTACCTTATCTGGCATGCACTTCCACTTCGAACATATACAAATTAGGGCTTCTCAGATCTTGTGTCAATCATCTAATACACCAAGAAAGAATTTCTGCCAACAAAGACGAGAAAAATGTTATAACAATAAAGCAAAATGTCAACCCTAGAGGAGAAGATCATCGTGTCCGAAATCATATCACCCAATCCTGTTATAACAAAAACGATGGAGTGGAAAACATCTTTACCCCAgattacaaacaaaaataaaaatctgttttgaagttgtggagatCTTTAATcaccaaaatataaaatatgtaatatAAACTGATCACAGTTGGTCAGAAGCTTTCTAGCATCTAAACCCTGATAAACTTGGGATATAGAATTGGCATCGATCAATTTATCTTAAATCGCACATGTCAATTCAATTTAGTGTTGCTACTCTACACTCTGAATAATAGGAGTGGTGAAACTAAAGGTGAAGTAAGCCACATGAGAAGAttgaagggagttttaacgaaatactccCGGTaatgttcacttttaacgaagaaccatatttttacctttttctggtactattcactacccctttatttgtcatttttcattaaaactaaagtttttttagacttttcgttaattttcctaAGATTGAAAGACATTGCTTAAAGACAATACACAAAACTGCCCAGAGGCACAATTATATCCTACAATCCTATCAAAACCTCTACAAATTGAAAGAACTGCAGAGCAAATGAACATTATAAACATATTATACAAAGATATTGAAGTTAGTCCTATTTTTATCACATAAACTACATCCTAATTTCTATCAGGGACAGAAGTCCAACCAAAATAAGAAATGACTGAAAATACAAGTATAAACAAAATAAGATAAATCTCAGGAAGAAGTTGTgcttccaccataaaatcaattgatagTATGAGGAGTagtccaacttacttataagcccatacaaaagtccctcctcccatcaatatgggattcattctcaaattATTAAGACAGTAGTAGTTTTTTTCTACATGACAAGCATCCATTCAACCAATAATGGTGAGCAGTCCTGCTCTCCTAAGTATCACATGCATATTAGCCGCAAGATTATATTAGTGTAgattcaaaaacttaaaatatttgacaacttaataaagCAAAACCAAATCAAGTTAATCATACATTTTGATgaattctcttttttatttgggTGCAACATTTTGATGAGATTCTCGctaaaaagaaaacattttgaTCATATGCATAGTATGCCCTAGGGTAAGTTTTTCTTACCAATGTACGTAGATGGACAAATGCTTATGCATGTTGCTAGAATGTGAATATAAACTACACTTTCTAACAAAACCAAATATTATTTACGGTTTTTACTCACATTTCTACAACATGTCAACCAAAGTCTTGCAAAAGTACACTTCAAGTTTGCATTAGCTCATTGAGACTGCATATGCGCAGCTTTTATACAAATTTAGAGTGATCCATGGACTTATTTTCTAGCAATACTACGGCAGATAGATGGGCACAATCATATAAATTCTTTGGACAAGACATATTTACTGACACATCGAGAATATCTCACTTCTATCAAAAAAAAATCTAGCTTTAACCCTATTTATTGACTGGTTAACAATTTAGGGTTTAGAATCAGATTAGAATATTTCTTTGAATGGAAACGATGGAGAGTTTAGAATTCAAGCTTTCAGTCTTGGATTGGTTAATTAATGCCTATAATATTCCTTTCAGAATGCTCGCTCTTGAACCTCAATATGGTACTcaaatcatttttcaaaaaatctaggatctaagttcaactttgttAATTGTAATAGTTCCATATAAATAGCGTGTAATAATTAGCACTTCAATAAAAAGTTCGTCTAATGTTCCTATTTGTATGAGAACTTGATCGTTCTAATGATATTTTCTCCACTAGCttttgtgtaaataatattCCATACTAATTTATTTAGCATAAGTATATCGTTGTGTAAATTATATTCCATACTAATTTATTTAGAATTGTTCCTAAGAAGAAAAACAGATAGAATTGAAAGGTTTAAAACCATCCAAGATTGTAAACCACTACTTACTCATGGTTTAAAATCAACCTCGCCAGTTTTAGTTTTCCTATTTCAGAAAACTAAGACTTGTCTATAAACCTCAATAGTTGAATGGAATAATCAGGCAATTCAAGTGATATTAGAGCGTTGGATTCGACAGGATAACATGGTTTATGGTCCTAACTCGCGGCCGACATGGCTTCTTAAGAACTTATAGGTCCCTTGTGCACAGAAAGCCAAGGTCCAAGAGAAGCTGTATGACCGACATGAACATCTAGTGATGGTGATAGCATCACCAAGTAAGAACAAGTTACAAAAGTTTTCATCTTGTGCCCTTCAAGGTGACCACCTTTACTACATGTTTCATGTCCGTCATAGTGCCTCTCTTGGACTTTCTATGCACAAGAAACGGCCCGATAAGTTCTTCTCCGGAAGCTCAGCGTCGGTTGCGAGTTAGGACCATAAACCACCCTCATCCTCTCAGAATCGGCACTGATACACACTTGATCCAAACTTCCATTTGGATGCGGAACTACCTTTTTAGTACGAGAGGAAACTTAAAACTTTTAGAGAAACAAAGGAAGTAGCTTAGAATTGCTTTGATCTCTACTTTGTATTGCTTGATCACTTCCTTGAGGAGGGGCGTTCTGGAAATTTGGATGATGGCCCTCAATGCTTACTCTCATTATCCAATCATATCCAAAATTGATGTGTGAAGATTACTCATAatcccaaaagcactttaagataaaaaaaataggatacaaacttgaaatttgtATACGAGCGGAACACACGATAACAAAACTTGTCGAAAACAGAATTTCGATTGATAATAAGCAATACGTTCATGATCGGGATAATCCTCCCACAAAAATCGATCTCATTTTCCTTTTGATAGGAAAGTTTTAGCCTCAGGACTCAAGTACAAATAAGAAGGTTGTGTCAAATATGTGAAATAAGCCACTCTGTTGtgtcaaaaaaataattactgATGACCATGGCAACTGCCATTATACATGAGATTTCTAGTAGTGTCAAAAAAATAAGCCACtctgttgtgtcaaattagggCTTCTCAGATCTAGTGTCAATCATCTAATATACCAAGAAAGAATTTCTGCCAACAAAGACGTGAAATGTTATGACAATAAAGCAATATGTCAACCCTACACGAGAACAACACCATTTGAACGTATCAGATTCAAAGCAATAGCCATATGTATAGTAAAGCAAGTATTAGAATGTCATTATAACGGAATCatgatttataaacttcagcaCACCCAAAATTGCAGCAATACAAACATGTTTTCTTTTACATAAAAGCAAATAGAAGGTGCGAAATGAAAAGTTCATATGCAAAGAGGATTCAAGTAGTGAAATGCCAAATATTACCTTCAATGTTATAATCTTCTGTGAGCTCATCAATCTAATGATCCAAAGCTATCAGGTGGCCAGACCTAGTAATGCCATGAGAAAAGAATAGAACTCTTCAGGTCACCTAAAAGTCTAAATACACAAACACTAATTACCACAAAAAGTCCTCTTAACCCATATTATAAACTAATCACAATTGGTCAGAAGCTTTCTAACATCTAAACCTGATAAACTTGTGATATAGAATTGGTAGCAATCGATTTCTCTTAAATCGCACACGTCAATTCAATTTAGTGTTGCTATTCTACCCTCTGAATAATAGCAGTGGTGAAACTAAAGATGAAGTAAGCCACATGAGATGATTGAAAGACATTGCTTAAAGACAATACACAAAATTGCCCAGAGGCATAAAGATATCCTGCAATCCTATCAACCTCGACAAATTGAAATAACTGCAGAGCAAGTGAGCTTTATAAACATATTACACAAAGATATTGAAGTTAGTCCTGTTTTTATCACATAAACTACATCCTAATTTCTATGTGAGCTTTATAAACATATTACACAAAGATATTGAAGTTAGTCCTGTTTTCATCACATAAACTACATCCTAATTTCTATCAGGGACAGAAGTCCAACCAAAATAAGAAATGACTGAAAACAAAAGTATAAACAAAATAAGATAAATTTTCAGGAAGATGAAAAAGCCTTACCCTGCAAAACACTTTGCCTTGAATAAGACCATAAGGTATAGGTCCATATGTTCGTGAGTCAAAGGAGGAATAAATGTTATCCCCCTGAATCCAAACATGCCCCTTAGGCACCTATTCATCAGAGttcaataaaataaagcaacaaATTAATCACATCAATCAGAAACATTATATAATATTGtcgaaaaggaaaaggaaacaaCTTCATAGATACTATCAACCAGAATAACAATGTATTCTTAAGACAGTATCTTTCTCAGTTTCGACATTACAAACATCCATTCAACAAATAATGGTGAGTTACATAAGTGCAGCTTTCCTACCAAGTTCATTACAGGGTGTTTTGGTTGGTGCTCTCTGCTCTGTCATTGCATATAAGCTTTGCATGATAAAACTATGGAATAGTTGAAGAGAATGAAGAGTAAGGACACTGGCTTCTATAGGGTTGTTTCAGTGGCTTCttgcttaaattttttatagCTGGAATTCGTGTGTTCTTTTTAAGGTGTTACAAGGGAGGTGAAAGGATATAACAACCTAAGCAACCCAGCAATCATGCTGAGGAAGAAGGTAATCTACACTGTCCCAAAGCAGTTAATGGCAGTACAAAACTCTCAATCAAGTCTCATAACTTGACTGGTAACAGTAAGCTTCATGGTATCTACTTTAGGACTACACTTCTAATTTTGGACTGCGGAGATTTAAGCTACCCTAGTGCCCAGTTTTCAAAGTACAAAGAATTGAGTTATAAAAACATGGAAAACACAACTAGAACACTGCAAAAAATCATGGCCAACTCCAGCAAAATAAGGATTTCTGGTTTACTCTTGACgcaatcaaacattaaaatacaATATTGCATTTACGGCGTACTAAACCAGCATTATCATAAACCAAT contains the following coding sequences:
- the LOC137741385 gene encoding cytochrome P450 CYP72A219-like; the encoded protein is MVVSIVCVGLITLGWKVVNWIWLKPKKLERHLRQQGLSGNSYRLLIGDLNDNSKMTKAALSKPMEFSHDIVPYVLPLLHDIFNKYGRKSFIWLGPIPSVILFDAELMREAFTKYRVYEKSHSNPLISLLVTGLVGHEGDKWVKHRRIINPAFHVEKMKDMLPAFHAASENMLSKWEMLFSSKGTCEVDVWPYLCAFAGDVISRAAFGSNFEEGQRFFQLQKEQAAFVRIVLDSVYIPFFRFLPTKMNRRMKQIAKEMDTLLRGIINKREKAMRAGEATEDDLLGILLKSNFNEIQEHANDKDVGMSIEEVIEECKLFYLAGQETTRDLINWTLVLLGKYQDWQMRAREEVVTIFKNNKPDYAGLNCLKIMNMILYEVLRLYPSVSFTSREITKETKLGDISLPPGTQLAVPILCVHHDKEIWGDDVHEFKPERFSEGISKATKNQVAAFFPFSIGPRTCIGQNFAMIEVKTIITMILQRFTFELSPAYRHSPLNILTLEPQYGTQIIFQKI